Proteins from a single region of Primulina tabacum isolate GXHZ01 chromosome 5, ASM2559414v2, whole genome shotgun sequence:
- the LOC142546682 gene encoding cytochrome P450 85A1-like, with translation MAVLIVILGVLWGLCILSTALLRWNEVRYRKKELPPGTMGWPVFGETTEFLKQGPDFMRSKRSRYGSFFKSHLLGCPTIVSMDPELNRYILLNEAKGLVPGYPQSMLDILGKCNISAIHGPAHKYMRGALLSLISPTMIKGQLLPKIDGFMRSYLSNWDNESIDIQEKTKEMAFLSSLMQIATDESSSISKTFMPEFFKLMLGTLSLPINLPNTNYNHGFQARKTITSLLRELVKRRASGETQNDMLYLLINYEHNKIKLSDEDIIDLVITILYSGYETVSTTSMMAIKYLHDHPKVLEELRKEHTAIRERKRPEDPIDYNDYKSMRFTRAVIYETSRLATIVNGVLRKTTKDMEINGYMIPRGWRIYVYTREVNYDPCLYPDPLSFNPWRWLERGLENQHHFLIFGGGTRQCPGKELGLAEISTFLHYFVTRYKWEEVGGNKIMKFPRVEAPNGFHIRVSAH, from the exons ATGGCTGTCTTAATTGTAATTCTAGGAGTGTTATGGGGACTCTGCATCCTGAGTACTGCTTTACTGAGATGGAATGAAGTCAGGTACAGGAAGAAAGAGCTGCCTCCTGGCACCATGGGATGGCCTGTTTTTGGAGAGACGACTGAATTTCTTAAGCAAGGTCCAGACTTCATGAGAAGCAAGAGATCAAG GTATGGGAGTTTTTTCAAATCCCACTTGCTGGGCTGTCCTACCATTGTTTCAATGGATCCCGAGCTAAATAGATATATTCTATTGAATGAAGCAAAAGGACTTGTACCTGGATATCCCCAGTCGATGCTGGACATCTTaggcaaatgcaacatttcagCAATTCACGGCCCTGCTCACAAGTACATGAGAGGGGCATTGCTCTCCCTCATAAGCCCCACCATGATCAAAGGTCAACTTCTACCAAAAATCGATGGTTTCATGAGATCCTATCTCAGCAATTGGGATAATGAATCCATTGACATTCAAGAGAAAACCAAGGAG ATGGCTTTTTTATCGTCACTGATGCAAATAGCAACCGACGAATCCAGCTCCATATCTAAAACATTCATGCCAGAATTCTTCAAGTTAATGCTAGGAACTCTCTCTCTGCCTATCAACCTTCCcaatacaaactacaaccaTGGGTTTCAG GCTAGGAAAACCATTACAAGCTTGTTGAGGGAGCTTGTAAAGAGAAGAGCGTCTggagaaacccaaaatgacatGCTCTATCTCCTAATTAACTATGAACATAATAAAATCAAGCTAAGTGATGAGGACATAATTGACTTAGTCATCACAATCTTGTATTCTGGGTATGAGACGGTTTCAACTACATCAATGATGGCCATTAAATATCTTCATGATCATCCAAAAGTACTAGAAGAATTAAGG AAAGAACATACGGCCATTAGAGAAAGGAAAAGGCCAGAGGACCCTATAGATTATAACGACTATAAATCGATGCGCTTCACGCGTGCT GTCATATACGAGACATCAAGATTAGCTACAATAGTGAATGGAGTGTTGAGAAAAACAACCAAAGATATGGAGATAAACG GATACATGATTCCACGAGGGTGGAGGATATATGTTTACACAAGAGAAGTCAACTACGATCCTTGCCTTTATCCCGATCCATTATCCTTCAATCCATGGAGATGGCTG GAAAGGGGCCTAGAGAACCAGCACCATTTCTTGATCTTTGGGGGTGGAACTAGGCAGTGCCCCGGGAAAGAACTCGGCCTGGCCGAAATCTCTACTTTCCTTCACTACTTCGTGACACGATACAAATGGGAAGAAGTAGGTGGAAACAAGATAATGAAATTTCCAAGGGTTGAAGCGCCTAATGGTTTCCACATACGGGTTTCTGCGCACTAA